Proteins from a single region of Geovibrio ferrireducens:
- the rplI gene encoding 50S ribosomal protein L9: protein MKVIFLKDVKGVAKKGDIKEAKDGYAKNFLFKQNLAVEATEANLTKLAQQKANDAAKEQKRKDDAKALAEKLKKVGIKMSKKCGETGKLYGAITSSDIAEALKAEGLEVDKRDIDLQDPIKETGVHTVKVNIYMDIKSEIRVEVHGE, encoded by the coding sequence ATGAAAGTGATATTTCTTAAAGACGTCAAAGGCGTCGCAAAGAAAGGCGACATAAAGGAAGCAAAGGACGGCTACGCCAAAAACTTCCTCTTTAAACAGAATCTTGCTGTTGAAGCAACCGAGGCGAACCTGACCAAACTTGCCCAGCAGAAGGCGAACGATGCCGCTAAGGAACAGAAAAGAAAAGACGATGCCAAGGCTCTGGCTGAAAAACTGAAAAAAGTCGGCATAAAAATGAGCAAAAAATGCGGTGAGACAGGCAAGCTCTACGGCGCGATCACTTCAAGTGATATAGCCGAGGCTCTCAAGGCGGAAGGGCTTGAGGTTGACAAGCGTGATATAGACCTCCAAGACCCCATAAAAGAAACAGGCGTACATACCGTTAAGGTAAACATATATATGGACATCAAATCCGAGATCAGGGTCGAGGTTCATGGCGAATGA
- a CDS encoding regulatory protein RecX, with the protein MTSRSKCAVYRPPATTRKTSGNSEECSIKKKRNRSPLDYAFRILSMRDYSEYSMREKLIAKFSREEAEQTIERLKELGYIDDLRYAENFVVSKLLSGFGVYAVIRKLREKGVDVNRGYVLSVADKREIDTAGLMENALKKYLAKTGDEDRISVRSKCLGFMMRRGFDIYEAEKYLERFMDESDIS; encoded by the coding sequence ATGACTTCGCGCTCAAAATGCGCGGTATATCGTCCTCCAGCGACAACGAGGAAAACGAGTGGAAACTCGGAGGAATGCTCAATAAAGAAGAAGAGGAATAGATCACCCCTTGATTATGCTTTCAGAATTCTTTCCATGCGTGACTACTCGGAGTACAGCATGCGGGAGAAGCTTATTGCAAAGTTCAGCCGGGAAGAGGCTGAGCAAACCATAGAACGGCTGAAAGAGCTGGGCTATATCGATGACCTGCGCTACGCTGAAAATTTTGTCGTGTCAAAACTTCTCTCCGGCTTCGGGGTCTATGCCGTTATAAGAAAGCTCCGTGAAAAGGGTGTGGACGTTAACCGGGGCTATGTTCTCTCCGTTGCGGACAAGCGGGAAATAGACACCGCAGGCCTGATGGAAAACGCGCTGAAAAAGTATCTTGCAAAAACAGGGGATGAGGATAGAATATCTGTCCGTTCTAAGTGTCTCGGATTTATGATGAGACGGGGCTTTGATATATACGAAGCGGAAAAATATTTAGAGAGGTTTATGGATGAAAGTGATATTTCTTAA
- the dnaB gene encoding replicative DNA helicase, translating to MANDIKRVPPHSLDAEQAVIASLLIDDKAADKVLHMLTAGDFYSPIHQYIYSVVYKLHEGGKPVDIISLANYANDRNELPRAGGVEYISSLVEIIPNSANAEYYANIVKDKSTLRQLISVAVEMTEDCYTRTDDVAEVVEAAEKKIFSLAEQKLKADVLPIGEHMHRTFEVLEKLYHRKEDTTGIPTGFIDLDQMTNGFQRSDLIIIAGRPGMGKTAFTLNVALNSSKSVREGKEKFNVAFFSLEMSSQQLVQRLLSGEAGVNSNKLRSGKFSYDEWTRLTAAAGELSDLGLFLDDTPAITAMELRAKCRRLKRENGLDLVIVDYLQLMGSHKTESREQQIADISRSLKALAKEMDIPIIALSQLNRGVESRIDKRPLISDLRESGAIEQDADIIIFLYRDDFYNKEKKTGITEIIIAKHRNGSTGTVSLEFVGEYMKFRDVVQGYV from the coding sequence ATGGCGAATGATATAAAGCGTGTCCCGCCGCACAGTCTTGATGCGGAGCAGGCGGTTATTGCCTCGCTCCTCATAGATGACAAGGCGGCGGATAAGGTTCTGCACATGCTTACAGCGGGGGATTTTTATTCCCCGATCCATCAGTATATATATTCCGTTGTCTATAAGCTCCACGAGGGCGGAAAGCCTGTGGATATAATATCTCTGGCGAATTACGCAAACGACCGGAACGAACTTCCGAGAGCGGGCGGGGTGGAATACATCTCCTCTCTTGTGGAGATAATCCCCAACTCCGCCAATGCCGAGTATTACGCAAATATAGTTAAGGACAAATCCACCCTGCGCCAGCTCATTAGTGTTGCGGTGGAGATGACTGAGGACTGCTACACCCGCACGGATGATGTTGCCGAGGTTGTGGAGGCCGCGGAAAAGAAGATTTTCTCCCTTGCCGAACAGAAGCTCAAGGCGGATGTTCTACCCATCGGCGAGCATATGCACCGCACGTTTGAGGTGCTGGAGAAACTCTATCACCGCAAGGAAGATACAACCGGAATCCCCACAGGCTTCATAGATCTGGATCAGATGACCAACGGCTTTCAGCGCTCTGACCTTATAATTATCGCAGGCCGTCCGGGTATGGGTAAAACAGCCTTCACGCTTAACGTTGCCCTCAACAGTTCAAAATCCGTCAGGGAAGGGAAGGAGAAGTTCAACGTAGCCTTCTTCTCCCTTGAGATGTCGTCTCAGCAGCTTGTTCAGCGTCTTCTCTCAGGTGAGGCGGGTGTAAACTCAAACAAGCTCCGTTCCGGTAAGTTTTCATATGATGAATGGACAAGGCTCACCGCCGCAGCGGGGGAGCTCAGCGATCTGGGGCTTTTTCTGGATGACACTCCGGCTATAACCGCAATGGAGCTCCGCGCGAAGTGCCGCAGGCTGAAAAGGGAAAATGGGCTTGATCTTGTTATTGTGGATTACCTTCAGCTTATGGGCTCCCACAAGACGGAAAGCAGGGAACAGCAGATCGCGGATATTTCCAGATCGCTCAAGGCGCTGGCAAAGGAGATGGACATTCCCATAATCGCCCTTTCTCAGCTTAACAGGGGTGTGGAAAGCAGGATAGACAAACGCCCGCTTATCTCCGACCTTCGTGAATCAGGTGCGATAGAGCAGGATGCGGATATTATTATCTTCCTTTACAGGGACGACTTCTACAATAAAGAGAAGAAGACCGGCATAACTGAAATAATCATCGCGAAACACAGAAACGGTTCCACCGGAACAGTGAGCCTTGAGTTCGTGGGAGAATACATGAAGTTCAGGGATGTTGTTCAGGGGTATGTATAA